A window of the Salvelinus sp. IW2-2015 linkage group LG37, ASM291031v2, whole genome shotgun sequence genome harbors these coding sequences:
- the LOC111960379 gene encoding interleukin-13 receptor subunit alpha-1-like, with the protein MYKCWGVFVLYYFXSFVATRPETELPSPRNVTFSWTNEXCWELSWSLPENVDSQRCKYHITQKNXXXXRKETRLEECYPLMGGVRFXIQTQCDHSKRMSQTVVHTIPAPTELVKNFKCFLYSSNAMNCSWLLANQVPEDLQLYYGFKNMSKVSECNEYLYNGNQRTGCHLRGDFHIRIFFQVNGTLNGSSVRNTFELNPEEHVQPIPLELKITEEGSNLNISWISPEIRHPXCWKYIINYTRCKTPESKSLEEKTWIMVNYDPHCQYRVRIKPIFLHGCGIGEGDWTEEEIYGKDGNRDWHLHVAAIFISVMAVIVSILVCFCIRKYKDKILPKVPKPTNLISDMFNNNNEMSVNENLYIPAQEEVDCKITLVQDPLPQQS; encoded by the exons AGCTCCCATCACCAAGAAATGTGACTTTCTCTTGGACGAACGAGWTCTGCTGGGAGCTTTCATGGAGTCTACCGGAGAATGTTGATAGTCAGAGATGTAAATACCATATAACACAG AAGAACAWAAMCAWKRYCAGGAAGGAAACCCGGTTAGAGGAGTGTTATCCTCTCATGGGAGGTGTGCGTTTCYTCATACAAACTCAGTGTGATCACAGTAAACGGATGAGTCAAACTGTAGTTCACACCATCCCKGCCCCCACAG AGTTGGTGAAGAACTTCAAATGTTTTCTCTACTCCTCTAATGCCATGAACTGCAGCTGGCTCCTAGCCAATCAGGTCCCAGAAGACCTCCAGCTTTACTAYGG GTTCAAAAATATGAGTAAGGTATCAGAATGCAATGAGTACCTGTACAACGGCAATCAGAGGACAGGATGTCATCTGAGAGGAGACTTCCACATACGGATCTTCTTCCAGGTCAATGGGACTCTCAACGGTTCATCGGTACGGAATACCTTCGAGCTGAATCCTGAGGAGCATG TGCAGCCCATACCTCTTGAATTGAAGATCACAGAGGAAGGGAGCAATCTCAATATTAGCTGGATTTCCCCAGAAATAAGACATCCACRCTGTTGGAAGTACATCATCAACTATACCAGATGTAAAACACCTGAG AGTAAGTCCTTAGAAGAGAAGACTTGGATCATGGTGAACTATGACCCTCACTGTCAGTACCGTGTTCGCATTAAACCCATCTTTTTACATGGGTGTGGTATTGGAGAGGGTGACTGGACTGAGGAGGAAATATATG gtAAAGATGGGAATCGGGATTGGCACCTGCATGTTGCAGCCATCTTCATTTCAGTCATGGCGGTTATAGTTTCCATCCTGGTTTGTTTYTGTATAAGGAA ATACAAGGACAAGATCCTCCCCAAAGTTCCCAAGCCAACCAACCTCATCAGTGATATGTTCAACAACAACAATGAGATGAGCGTTAATGAGAACCTCTACATCCCAGCACAAGAGGAAGTAGACTGTAAGATCACCCTAGTACAAGACCCTCTTCCTCAGCAGTCGTGA